In the Mycolicibacterium thermoresistibile genome, one interval contains:
- a CDS encoding PE-PPE domain-containing protein has protein sequence MAETGTSERRPGRVRRALSSATAAAVAVTTAAAVGVSTPAVPPVSAAAVSSRQVLTEAIELSALIAVGSSTNPAGTGVVNFFQSRFNPPGTDVRTVNFLTGPLGIYAALVSTDESDVVLSSGWGAANASALLSWFNHTDPAALAGNLWVLDNNVARPNGGWGTRYPVFALIGVNPIPTPEIDGVQVIDIGYQYDANSNAPAYFLNPIADLNSLVAYAQRRLHQSELYLPVQDDGTIVDATDTVVECPDTCRVVIGWEDDGTPQYAEIKKVGDTTYVTYLSNGLPLVQPLRLLGPVGSTLADVLEPIATVLVNAGYPDNDPIANPDRYVPGRFLPPPHVVVTALRQLPEAIQDGLTRLHRAGSGSTGPDPAPETGRTESTRFAEAPGAVIRTTGGSVAANGAERLAAAEPTPSVDDRRPTRRVSPNFSTRVGSVSGSAEDPAVAEDSTSVPKTGDATPRRVRGVLQRPTVGAHERPAGERRETGHTGTPGGADPTE, from the coding sequence ATGGCTGAGACGGGGACGTCGGAAAGGCGGCCCGGCCGGGTCCGGCGGGCGCTGTCGTCGGCGACGGCGGCCGCTGTCGCGGTGACAACGGCCGCCGCGGTGGGTGTGAGCACCCCTGCGGTGCCACCGGTTTCGGCGGCTGCGGTGTCGAGCCGGCAGGTGCTGACCGAAGCGATCGAACTGTCCGCGCTGATCGCGGTCGGCAGTTCCACCAACCCGGCGGGCACCGGCGTGGTGAACTTCTTCCAGAGCCGGTTCAACCCGCCCGGAACCGATGTCCGGACGGTCAACTTCCTCACCGGTCCGTTGGGTATCTACGCGGCCCTGGTGAGCACCGACGAGTCCGACGTCGTGTTGTCCTCTGGGTGGGGTGCGGCCAACGCGAGTGCGTTGCTGTCCTGGTTCAACCACACCGACCCGGCAGCGCTCGCCGGCAACCTGTGGGTGCTCGACAACAATGTGGCACGGCCGAACGGCGGGTGGGGCACCCGCTATCCGGTGTTCGCGCTGATCGGGGTGAATCCCATCCCGACACCGGAGATCGACGGTGTGCAGGTGATCGACATCGGCTATCAGTACGACGCGAACTCCAACGCGCCGGCGTACTTCCTGAACCCGATCGCGGATCTGAATTCCCTGGTGGCCTATGCGCAGCGGAGGCTGCACCAGTCTGAGTTGTATCTGCCGGTGCAAGACGACGGCACCATCGTGGACGCCACGGACACCGTGGTGGAATGTCCGGACACCTGCCGCGTGGTCATCGGATGGGAGGACGACGGAACGCCGCAGTACGCCGAGATCAAGAAGGTCGGCGACACCACGTACGTCACCTATCTGAGCAACGGGCTGCCGCTGGTGCAGCCGCTACGCCTGCTCGGGCCGGTCGGCTCGACGCTCGCCGATGTGCTCGAACCGATCGCGACCGTCCTGGTCAACGCCGGATATCCGGACAACGATCCGATCGCCAACCCGGATCGCTATGTGCCGGGCCGGTTCCTGCCACCCCCGCATGTCGTCGTCACGGCGCTGCGGCAGCTGCCCGAAGCGATCCAGGACGGCCTCACTCGGTTGCACCGCGCGGGATCCGGATCGACCGGGCCCGATCCGGCGCCGGAAACCGGCCGCACCGAATCCACCCGATTCGCCGAAGCCCCCGGGGCCGTCATCAGGACGACCGGCGGCTCCGTGGCCGCCAACGGTGCCGAGCGGCTCGCCGCGGCGGAGCCGACTCCGTCCGTCGACGACCGCAGGCCCACCCGGCGGGTGAGCCCGAACTTCAGCACCCGTGTCGGTTCGGTCTCCGGATCAGCGGAAGATCCCGCCGTTGCCGAGGACTCCACGTCGGTGCCCAAGACGGGGGACGCGACGCCACGTCGGGTACGCGGCGTGCTGCAGCGGCCGACGGTCGGAGCGCACGAGCGCCCCGCGGGTGAGCGGCGGGAAACCGGCCACACGGGCACCCCGGGCGGCGCCGACCCCACCGAGTGA
- a CDS encoding vWA domain-containing protein, with translation MARTRRGRSARYSAYTGGPDPLAPPIDLREALERIGEEVMEGASPRRALSELMRRGTRNMRGADRLAAEVNRRRRELLSRNNLDGTLQEIKKLLDEAVLAERKELARALDDDARFQEMQIESLSPSPAKAVQELADYQWRSPEGRQKYEQIRDLLGREMLDQRFAGMKQALQNATEEDRQRVTEMLDDLNDLLDKHSRGEDTQQDFDDFMAKHGEFFPENPRDVDELLDSLARRAAAAQRFRNSLSAQQRAELDALAQQAFGSPALINQLERLDSHLRAARPGEDWDGSAEFTGGNPLGMGEGAQALQDIGELEQLAEQLSQSYAGATMEDVDLDMLARQLGEDAAVDARTLAELERALMNQGFLDRASDGSWRLSPKAMRQLGQTALRDVAQQLSGRHGERDTRRAGAAGELTGATRPWSFGDTEPWNVTRTLTNAVLRQAGTGPAEPPIQISVEDVEISETETRTQAAVALLVDTSFSMVMENRWLPMKRTALALNHLISTRFRSDALEIIAFGRYARTVSAAELTGLEGVYEQGTNLHHALALAARHLRRHPNAQPVMLVVTDGEPTAHLENYGGSEDGVGSSVFFDYPPHPRTIALTVRGFDEVARMGTQITIFRLGDDPGLARFIDQVARRVEGRVVVPDLDGLGAAVVGDYLSSRRRRR, from the coding sequence ATGGCTAGGACCCGCCGTGGGCGCTCCGCGCGCTATTCGGCCTACACCGGCGGACCGGATCCGCTGGCACCGCCGATCGACCTGCGTGAGGCGCTGGAACGCATCGGCGAGGAGGTCATGGAGGGCGCCTCGCCGCGCCGGGCGCTGTCGGAGCTGATGCGCCGCGGCACCCGCAACATGCGCGGCGCCGACCGGCTCGCCGCCGAGGTGAACCGGCGGCGTCGGGAGTTGTTGAGCCGCAACAACCTCGACGGCACGCTGCAGGAGATCAAGAAGCTGCTCGACGAGGCGGTGCTCGCCGAACGCAAGGAGCTGGCCCGGGCCCTCGACGACGACGCCCGCTTCCAGGAGATGCAGATCGAGTCGCTGTCGCCGTCACCGGCCAAGGCGGTGCAGGAACTCGCCGACTACCAATGGCGGTCCCCGGAGGGGCGGCAGAAGTACGAGCAGATCCGCGATCTGCTCGGCCGGGAGATGCTCGATCAGCGGTTCGCCGGGATGAAGCAGGCGCTCCAGAACGCCACCGAGGAAGACCGGCAGCGCGTCACCGAGATGCTGGACGATCTGAATGATCTGCTGGACAAGCATTCTCGCGGTGAGGACACCCAGCAGGACTTCGACGACTTCATGGCCAAGCACGGCGAGTTCTTTCCCGAGAACCCGCGCGACGTCGACGAACTGCTGGACTCGCTGGCCCGACGCGCCGCGGCGGCGCAGCGGTTCCGTAACAGCCTGAGCGCGCAACAACGTGCCGAACTCGATGCGCTGGCGCAGCAGGCGTTCGGGTCTCCGGCGCTGATCAACCAGCTGGAGCGGCTCGACAGCCATCTGCGGGCCGCCCGGCCGGGGGAGGACTGGGACGGTTCGGCGGAGTTCACCGGCGGCAACCCGCTCGGAATGGGCGAGGGCGCGCAGGCGCTGCAGGACATCGGCGAGCTGGAACAACTCGCCGAGCAGCTGTCGCAGAGCTACGCCGGCGCCACCATGGAGGACGTCGACCTGGACATGCTGGCCCGCCAGCTCGGCGAGGACGCCGCGGTGGACGCCCGCACCCTGGCCGAGCTGGAACGCGCCCTGATGAATCAGGGCTTTCTGGACCGCGCCTCGGACGGGTCGTGGCGATTGTCGCCCAAGGCGATGCGCCAGCTCGGTCAGACCGCGTTACGCGATGTGGCGCAACAACTGTCCGGCCGGCATGGGGAACGCGACACCCGCCGTGCCGGCGCCGCCGGTGAGCTGACCGGCGCCACCCGACCGTGGTCGTTCGGCGACACCGAGCCGTGGAATGTGACCCGCACCCTGACGAATGCGGTGCTGCGGCAAGCGGGTACGGGGCCGGCGGAACCGCCGATTCAGATCTCGGTCGAGGATGTGGAGATCTCCGAGACCGAGACCCGCACCCAGGCCGCGGTCGCGCTGCTGGTGGACACCTCCTTCTCGATGGTGATGGAGAACCGCTGGCTGCCGATGAAGCGCACCGCGTTGGCGCTGAATCATCTGATCAGCACCCGGTTCCGGTCCGACGCGCTGGAGATCATCGCATTCGGCCGGTACGCCCGCACCGTCAGCGCGGCCGAGTTGACCGGGCTGGAAGGGGTTTACGAACAGGGCACCAACCTGCACCATGCGCTGGCGCTGGCGGCGCGTCATCTGCGCCGCCACCCCAACGCCCAGCCGGTGATGCTGGTGGTCACCGACGGTGAGCCGACCGCGCACCTGGAGAACTACGGCGGCTCGGAGGACGGGGTGGGTTCTTCGGTCTTTTTTGATTACCCCCCGCATCCGCGGACCATCGCCCTGACCGTGCGGGGTTTCGACGAGGTGGCCCGAATGGGCACCCAGATCACCATCTTCCGGTTGGGTGACGACCCCGGCCTGGCCAGGTTCATCGATCAGGTGGCGCGCCGGGTCGAGGGGCGGGTGGTGGTACCCGATCTCGACGGCCTGGGAGCCGCGGTCGTCGGAGACTATCTCAGTTCGCGCCGGCGCCGGCGCTGA
- a CDS encoding sigma 54-interacting transcriptional regulator encodes MTQPNDLPRTVGELRASGHRERGVKQEIRENLLAALAGGRDVWPGILGFEDTVIPQLERALIAGHDVVLLGERGQGKTRLLRALIGLLDEWTPVIAGSELGEHPYSPITPESIRRAADSGDDLPITWRHRSERYTEKLATPDTSVADLVGDIDPIKVAEGRSLGDPETIAYGLIPRAHRGIVAVNELPDLAERIQVAMLNVMEERDIQVRGYTLRLPLDVLVVASANPEDYTNRGRIITPLKDRFGAEIRTHYPQQLEAEVGVITQEAHLAAEVPEYLLHILARFTRNLRESPSIDQRSGVSARFAIAAAETVAASARHRSAILGEDDPVARVVDLGTVIEVLRGKLEFESGEEGRELAILEHLLRRATADTAQRLLGGIDVGPLVAAVEEGSPVTTGERVSAKDVLAALPDLPVIDTITTRLGAQSIGQRAAAVELALEALYLAKRIDKQTGEGETIYG; translated from the coding sequence GTGACCCAACCCAATGATCTTCCCCGCACCGTAGGTGAACTGCGCGCCTCAGGGCATCGAGAACGGGGCGTCAAACAGGAAATCCGGGAAAATCTGCTGGCCGCGCTGGCCGGCGGCCGCGATGTGTGGCCGGGCATTCTGGGCTTCGAGGACACCGTGATCCCGCAGCTCGAGCGCGCCCTGATCGCCGGGCACGACGTGGTGCTGCTGGGTGAACGCGGGCAGGGCAAGACGCGGCTGCTGCGGGCGCTGATCGGTCTGCTCGACGAATGGACTCCGGTGATCGCCGGCTCCGAACTGGGGGAGCACCCGTACAGCCCGATCACCCCGGAGTCGATCCGCCGGGCCGCCGACTCCGGCGACGACCTGCCGATCACCTGGCGGCACCGCAGCGAGCGGTACACCGAGAAGCTGGCCACCCCCGACACCAGCGTGGCCGACCTGGTCGGTGACATCGACCCGATCAAGGTGGCCGAGGGCCGCAGCCTGGGGGACCCGGAGACCATCGCCTACGGGCTCATCCCGCGCGCGCACCGCGGCATCGTCGCCGTCAACGAGCTGCCCGACCTGGCCGAACGGATCCAGGTCGCGATGCTCAACGTGATGGAGGAACGCGACATCCAGGTGCGCGGCTACACGCTGCGGCTGCCGCTGGACGTGCTGGTGGTCGCCAGCGCCAACCCGGAGGACTACACCAACCGCGGGCGCATCATCACCCCGCTCAAGGACCGGTTCGGCGCGGAGATCCGCACCCACTACCCGCAGCAGCTCGAGGCGGAGGTCGGTGTGATCACCCAGGAGGCGCACCTGGCCGCCGAGGTCCCGGAGTACCTGCTGCACATCCTGGCCCGGTTCACCCGCAATCTGCGCGAGTCGCCGTCGATCGACCAGCGGTCGGGGGTGTCGGCGCGGTTCGCGATCGCCGCGGCCGAAACCGTCGCCGCCTCGGCACGGCACCGGTCGGCGATCCTCGGCGAGGACGATCCGGTGGCCCGGGTGGTCGATCTCGGCACGGTCATCGAGGTGCTGCGCGGCAAGCTGGAGTTCGAATCCGGCGAGGAGGGCCGCGAGCTGGCGATCCTGGAACATCTGTTGCGCCGCGCCACCGCGGACACCGCTCAGCGGCTGTTGGGTGGTATCGATGTCGGACCGCTGGTGGCGGCGGTCGAGGAGGGTTCGCCGGTGACCACCGGGGAGCGGGTGTCGGCCAAGGACGTGCTGGCGGCGCTGCCGGATCTGCCGGTCATCGACACCATCACCACCCGGCTCGGTGCGCAGAGCATCGGGCAGCGGGCGGCGGCCGTCGAATTGGCGCTGGAAGCACTGTATCTGGCCAAACGGATCGACAAGCAGACGGGCGAAGGCGAAACCATCTATGGCTAG
- a CDS encoding LpqN/LpqT family lipoprotein, whose protein sequence is MRSAGVAAVVALVTLLTVSCTRYVDAEPVAAEPVAADDRPAASDASPCTPVDPPLTAIPARADGEPVLRIPQPDGWERSRQLDSELIRFVIGNPGIVAEEFVPNVVVTLETVDGVDPGLAFEQQRLGLEQVVGATDLRVSAHTLCGLPAQTIDYLTPAMGAVRPHPATVLLVALDTDDEMYIVAVTAQTMDPDNPTYRRDVDAILSGFVVLPPSPE, encoded by the coding sequence GTGCGTTCGGCCGGGGTCGCGGCCGTCGTGGCGCTGGTGACGCTGCTGACCGTGTCGTGCACCCGCTACGTCGACGCCGAACCGGTCGCCGCCGAACCGGTCGCCGCCGACGACCGACCGGCGGCCTCCGACGCGTCGCCGTGCACACCGGTCGACCCACCGCTGACCGCCATCCCGGCCCGGGCCGACGGCGAACCGGTCCTGCGGATCCCGCAGCCCGACGGCTGGGAACGGTCCCGGCAGCTGGACTCCGAGCTGATCCGGTTCGTCATCGGCAACCCCGGCATCGTCGCCGAGGAGTTCGTCCCCAACGTGGTGGTGACGCTGGAGACCGTGGACGGAGTCGATCCCGGCCTGGCCTTCGAGCAGCAGCGGCTGGGGCTCGAGCAGGTGGTGGGGGCGACGGACCTGCGCGTCAGCGCGCACACGCTGTGCGGTCTGCCCGCGCAGACCATCGACTACCTGACGCCGGCGATGGGCGCCGTCCGGCCGCATCCGGCGACGGTGCTGCTGGTGGCCCTGGACACCGACGACGAGATGTACATCGTCGCCGTGACCGCGCAGACGATGGATCCGGACAACCCCACCTACCGGCGCGACGTCGACGCGATCCTGTCGGGTTTCGTGGTGTTGCCGCCGTCCCCGGAGTGA
- the purH gene encoding bifunctional phosphoribosylaminoimidazolecarboxamide formyltransferase/IMP cyclohydrolase: MSGKRSIQRALISVYDKTGLVDLARGLHDSGVEIVSTGSTAKTIAAQGIPVTPVEAVTGFPEILDGRVKTLHPKIHAAVLADSRNPAHVEALRELEIMPFDLVVVNLYPFSETVASGADIDECVEQIDIGGPAMVRAAAKNHATVAVVVDPLGYDGVLAGVRSGGFTLAERKTLASLAFRHTAEYDVAVANWMGQTLAPSDDATSATLPAWIGGTWRRTAVLRYGENPHQQAALYSDRSAWPGLAQAEQLHGKEMSYNNYTDADAAWRAAFDHEQICVAIIKHANPCGIAISSVSVADAHRKAHECDPLSAFGGVIAANTEVTVEMAETVADIFTEVIVAPAYEPGAVEVLARKKNIRVLVASEPMTGGTEMRQISGGLLVQQRDAIDAAGDDPANWTLAAGEPADPATLADLAFAWRACRSVKSNAIVIAADGATVGVGMGQVNRVDAARLAVQRGGDRVRGAVAASDAFFPFPDGLEVLIDAGVKAVVHPGGSMRDELVTEAAANAGLTLYLTGARHFAH, translated from the coding sequence ATGAGTGGGAAGCGGTCAATTCAGCGCGCGTTGATCAGCGTGTACGACAAGACCGGGCTGGTCGACCTGGCGCGCGGCCTGCACGATTCCGGCGTGGAGATCGTCTCGACCGGATCCACTGCCAAAACCATTGCTGCCCAGGGGATCCCGGTGACCCCGGTGGAGGCTGTCACCGGTTTCCCGGAGATCCTCGACGGCCGGGTCAAGACCCTGCATCCGAAGATCCACGCTGCGGTGCTGGCCGACTCGCGCAATCCGGCGCATGTCGAGGCGCTGCGCGAGCTGGAGATCATGCCGTTCGATCTCGTCGTGGTGAACCTGTATCCGTTCAGCGAGACGGTGGCCTCCGGCGCCGACATCGACGAGTGTGTCGAGCAGATCGACATCGGCGGACCGGCCATGGTGCGCGCGGCGGCCAAGAACCACGCCACCGTGGCGGTGGTGGTCGATCCGCTCGGCTACGACGGTGTGCTCGCCGGCGTCCGGTCCGGCGGCTTCACACTCGCCGAGCGTAAAACCCTGGCGTCGTTGGCGTTTCGGCACACCGCCGAGTACGACGTGGCGGTGGCCAACTGGATGGGGCAGACCCTGGCGCCCAGCGACGACGCGACGTCGGCAACCCTGCCGGCCTGGATCGGCGGAACCTGGCGGCGCACCGCGGTGCTGCGCTACGGCGAGAACCCCCACCAGCAGGCCGCGCTGTACAGCGACCGGTCGGCGTGGCCCGGGCTCGCCCAGGCCGAACAGCTGCACGGCAAGGAGATGTCCTACAACAACTACACCGACGCCGATGCGGCCTGGCGGGCGGCGTTCGACCACGAGCAGATCTGTGTGGCGATCATCAAACACGCCAACCCCTGCGGCATCGCGATCTCGTCGGTGTCGGTGGCCGATGCGCACCGCAAGGCCCACGAATGCGATCCGCTCAGCGCGTTCGGCGGGGTGATCGCGGCCAACACCGAGGTGACCGTCGAGATGGCCGAGACCGTCGCCGACATCTTCACCGAGGTGATCGTCGCTCCCGCCTATGAGCCCGGCGCGGTCGAGGTGCTGGCCCGCAAGAAGAACATCCGGGTGCTGGTGGCCTCCGAGCCGATGACCGGCGGCACCGAGATGCGCCAGATCAGCGGCGGGCTGCTGGTGCAGCAGCGGGACGCCATCGACGCGGCCGGCGACGATCCGGCGAACTGGACCCTGGCCGCCGGAGAACCGGCCGATCCGGCCACCCTGGCCGATCTGGCCTTCGCCTGGCGGGCCTGCCGGTCGGTGAAGTCCAACGCGATCGTCATCGCCGCCGACGGCGCCACCGTGGGAGTCGGCATGGGCCAGGTCAACCGGGTGGACGCGGCGCGGCTGGCGGTGCAGCGCGGCGGCGACCGGGTGCGCGGTGCGGTGGCCGCCTCCGACGCGTTCTTCCCGTTCCCCGACGGGCTGGAGGTCCTCATCGACGCCGGGGTCAAGGCCGTCGTGCACCCCGGCGGGTCGATGCGTGACGAGCTGGTCACCGAGGCGGCCGCCAACGCCGGTCTGACCCTCTACCTCACCGGCGCCCGACACTTCGCCCACTGA
- the purN gene encoding phosphoribosylglycinamide formyltransferase: MQEPLRVPPSAPARVVVLASGTGSLLAALLEAAVGDYPARVVAVGTDRDCAALEIAAAANVPTFTVRLRDYPDRQAWDAAITEAVAAHQPDLVVSAGFMKILGPHFLSRFQGRVLNTHPALLPAFPGAHAVADALSYGVQVTGCTVHLVDAGTDTGPIIAQRAVPVLKGDDEATLHERIKVVERQLLVEVLAALATRGVTWSGRKATIG, encoded by the coding sequence GTGCAAGAACCGCTCCGAGTGCCCCCGAGCGCACCGGCGCGGGTCGTCGTGCTGGCCTCCGGCACCGGTTCACTGCTCGCCGCACTGCTGGAGGCCGCCGTCGGCGACTACCCGGCGCGGGTGGTGGCCGTCGGCACCGACCGGGACTGCGCGGCTCTCGAGATCGCCGCGGCGGCGAACGTTCCGACGTTCACGGTGCGGCTGCGCGACTACCCCGACCGGCAGGCCTGGGACGCCGCGATCACCGAGGCCGTCGCCGCTCATCAGCCCGATCTGGTGGTCTCCGCGGGCTTCATGAAGATTCTCGGCCCCCATTTCCTCTCCCGCTTCCAGGGCCGGGTGCTCAACACCCATCCAGCGTTGCTGCCGGCGTTTCCGGGCGCCCACGCGGTGGCCGACGCCCTGTCCTACGGGGTGCAGGTCACCGGGTGCACCGTGCATCTCGTCGACGCCGGGACCGACACCGGGCCGATCATCGCGCAACGCGCCGTGCCGGTGCTCAAGGGCGACGACGAAGCCACCCTGCACGAGCGGATCAAGGTCGTGGAACGGCAACTGCTGGTTGAAGTACTGGCCGCGTTGGCAACCCGCGGCGTCACCTGGAGCGGACGAAAGGCGACCATAGGATGA
- a CDS encoding cell division protein PerM, giving the protein MNPPHAGGAPRPVGARQARDLLQVAFGPSLVALVVIAAVTLLQLLIANSDMTGAFGAIASMWLGVHQVPVSIGGRVLGVMPLLPTLVMVWGVARTTAAATSPRASWFVIRWVVAAALGGPLLMAAISLAIIHDAASVLTELQTPDALRAFTAVLAVHAIGAAFGVLSRIGGRVLTVTRAPDWLPDALRAAAAGVLALIGLSGAVTAGSLIVHWGAMHELYGITDSVFGQFSLTVLSALYIPNVIVGASAIAVGSSAHIGPAAFSSFTVFGGDIPALPVLAAAPTPPLGPVWVALLIIAAVAGVAVGQQCARRPLRPLAALSKLAVASAVAAVTMAALGYVGGGRLGNFGDVGVDHATFGPAVFLWFVGIGGLTVAMAGGIDWPPRPGKAAAAETDREAAPAIDPPAPLGDPGVADLDEAEVSAADTVEFDPDVSTPAPPAGPPDAAAPIDLVEDPEEHFMVDDPDPTGPDPTGRDDEHRTD; this is encoded by the coding sequence ATGAATCCGCCGCACGCGGGCGGTGCGCCCCGGCCGGTCGGCGCCCGTCAGGCGCGGGACCTGCTGCAGGTGGCGTTCGGTCCGTCGCTGGTCGCACTGGTGGTCATCGCCGCGGTCACCCTGTTGCAACTGCTCATCGCCAACAGCGACATGACCGGTGCCTTCGGCGCCATCGCCAGCATGTGGCTGGGGGTGCATCAGGTTCCGGTCTCGATCGGCGGCCGCGTGCTGGGCGTCATGCCGCTGCTGCCGACACTGGTGATGGTGTGGGGGGTCGCCCGCACCACCGCGGCCGCGACCTCCCCGCGGGCGTCGTGGTTCGTCATCCGGTGGGTGGTCGCCGCCGCGTTGGGCGGACCGCTGCTGATGGCGGCCATCTCGCTGGCGATCATCCACGACGCGGCGTCGGTGCTCACCGAACTGCAGACCCCCGACGCGCTGCGGGCGTTCACCGCGGTGCTGGCGGTCCACGCCATCGGAGCGGCGTTCGGGGTGCTGTCGCGGATCGGCGGCCGGGTCCTGACCGTCACCCGCGCACCGGACTGGCTGCCCGACGCGCTGCGCGCCGCCGCGGCCGGCGTGCTGGCGCTCATCGGGCTGTCCGGGGCCGTCACCGCCGGATCGCTGATCGTGCACTGGGGTGCGATGCACGAGCTGTACGGCATCACCGACTCGGTGTTCGGGCAGTTCAGCCTGACCGTGCTGTCGGCGCTCTACATCCCCAACGTCATCGTCGGCGCGTCGGCGATCGCGGTCGGCTCCAGCGCCCACATCGGGCCGGCCGCCTTCAGTTCGTTCACCGTCTTCGGCGGTGACATTCCCGCGCTCCCGGTGCTGGCCGCGGCGCCCACGCCACCGCTCGGCCCGGTCTGGGTGGCGTTGTTGATCATCGCCGCGGTCGCCGGCGTCGCGGTCGGTCAGCAGTGCGCCCGCAGGCCGTTGCGGCCGCTCGCGGCGCTGAGCAAACTCGCCGTCGCGTCCGCGGTGGCGGCGGTGACGATGGCGGCGCTCGGCTACGTCGGCGGCGGCCGGCTGGGCAACTTCGGTGACGTCGGGGTGGACCACGCGACGTTCGGCCCCGCGGTGTTCCTGTGGTTCGTCGGAATCGGCGGGCTGACGGTGGCGATGGCCGGTGGGATCGACTGGCCGCCCCGGCCCGGGAAGGCCGCCGCGGCCGAGACGGACCGCGAGGCCGCGCCGGCGATCGACCCGCCGGCCCCGCTCGGTGACCCGGGCGTGGCTGATCTCGACGAGGCCGAGGTCAGTGCGGCGGACACGGTCGAGTTCGATCCGGACGTGTCCACGCCCGCACCGCCCGCCGGCCCGCCCGATGCCGCGGCGCCGATCGACCTCGTCGAGGACCCCGAGGAACACTTCATGGTCGACGACCCCGACCCGACCGGCCCCGACCCGACCGGCAGGGACGATGAGCACCGAACAGACTAG
- a CDS encoding DUF5336 domain-containing protein — MTYPPGSPGYPSAQPPTSQYGGPTQQMTTLPSAGIANAEGSSKLPLYLTAAVAVLGLAVFFARFAELWDIDGMGAAPGMIPVSIEFGIAAALLAGLLAAVALLPKQAVTTGVLSVLAVFGFLMALHGVLASPEGVSIGLGLWLILVFTLLQAGLAVTVLLFDSGVVTPPVSQPKYDPSQYGGQYGGYYGQQQYGQQPQQVQAPQQRPGYPSQYGGYGASTGGYSSQGGGHSGTPTPPTGFPSYGQPQPGQQPQPGQQPQPGQAQQPGQPGQQAPGAQPHGGQGHGGQAQAQAQGGQPQGGQSGPGQTPPPSGQSPS, encoded by the coding sequence ATGACCTACCCGCCCGGAAGCCCCGGTTATCCATCCGCTCAACCACCGACCAGCCAGTATGGGGGTCCGACCCAGCAGATGACCACGCTGCCCAGTGCCGGCATCGCGAATGCCGAAGGGTCGAGCAAACTTCCGCTGTATCTGACCGCCGCGGTGGCGGTGCTCGGCCTGGCGGTGTTCTTCGCCCGATTCGCCGAACTCTGGGACATCGACGGCATGGGAGCCGCCCCGGGAATGATTCCCGTGAGCATCGAGTTCGGCATCGCCGCCGCGCTGTTGGCCGGTCTGCTGGCGGCGGTCGCATTGCTGCCCAAGCAGGCCGTCACCACCGGGGTGCTCTCGGTGCTCGCGGTCTTCGGGTTCCTCATGGCGCTGCACGGTGTGCTCGCCTCCCCCGAGGGCGTGTCGATCGGCCTGGGTCTGTGGCTGATCCTGGTGTTCACCCTGCTGCAGGCCGGCCTGGCCGTCACGGTGCTGTTGTTCGACTCCGGTGTGGTGACTCCGCCGGTCTCGCAACCCAAGTACGACCCGTCGCAGTACGGCGGCCAGTACGGCGGCTACTACGGGCAGCAGCAGTACGGACAGCAGCCCCAGCAGGTGCAGGCGCCCCAGCAGCGTCCCGGCTATCCGTCGCAGTACGGCGGCTACGGCGCATCGACGGGCGGATACTCGTCGCAGGGCGGTGGCCACAGCGGTACCCCGACCCCGCCGACCGGATTCCCCAGCTACGGCCAGCCCCAGCCCGGCCAGCAGCCCCAGCCCGGCCAGCAGCCCCAACCGGGTCAGGCCCAGCAGCCGGGCCAGCCGGGCCAGCAGGCCCCCGGCGCCCAGCCGCACGGCGGGCAGGGCCACGGCGGGCAGGCGCAGGCGCAGGCGCAGGGCGGCCAGCCTCAGGGCGGGCAGTCCGGTCCCGGCCAGACGCCGCCGCCGTCCGGCCAGTCGCCGTCGTAA